In Campylobacter suis, the following proteins share a genomic window:
- a CDS encoding response regulator transcription factor: MTKILMIEDDLELAEILTEFLETNEMKVTVVDEPYLGLSTLNTQNFDLVILDLTLPGIDGLEVCTEIRKNHNVPIIISSARHDITDKVKALDNGADDYLPKPYNPQELLARIKSHLRRQQNMANPGQKEQIDTNKDIVLKDFEHEILFKGTPLSLTIAEYDILRYLITKQGGAVSREELIYNCESLNEDSTSKSIDVMIGRIRTKLGENPKEPRYIHAIRGIGYKLVL, from the coding sequence ATGACAAAAATTTTAATGATAGAAGATGACCTTGAGCTGGCTGAAATTTTAACTGAGTTTTTAGAGACAAACGAGATGAAAGTAACAGTGGTAGATGAGCCTTATCTTGGGCTTTCTACGCTAAATACGCAAAACTTTGACCTAGTCATACTTGACCTTACTTTGCCTGGCATTGATGGGCTTGAGGTTTGTACAGAAATTCGTAAAAACCACAATGTTCCCATCATCATCTCAAGCGCTCGCCACGACATAACAGATAAAGTTAAGGCACTAGATAACGGAGCCGATGACTATCTGCCAAAGCCTTATAATCCGCAAGAGCTTCTAGCTCGCATAAAAAGCCATCTGCGTCGCCAGCAAAATATGGCAAACCCAGGACAAAAAGAGCAGATAGATACAAATAAAGACATAGTCTTAAAAGATTTTGAGCATGAAATTTTATTTAAAGGCACTCCGCTCTCATTAACGATAGCTGAATACGACATACTACGATATCTTATCACAAAGCAAGGTGGTGCAGTAAGTCGTGAAGAACTTATCTATAACTGCGAAAGCTTAAACGAAGACAGCACCAGTAAAAGTATTGATGTGATGATAGGTCGTATACGCACAAAACTTGGCGAAAACCCAAAAGAGCCTCGCTATATACACGCCATAAGAGGTATCGGCTATAAGCTGGTTTTATAA
- a CDS encoding O-acetylhomoserine aminocarboxypropyltransferase/cysteine synthase family protein → MNLETIATHAGYDTKTATGAMCAPLYMSTAFDFGNTQTAANRFALKELGPIYSRLTNPTLDVLEARFAAFEGGRAAISTSSGMAAIFYSIINLAECGDNIIVSNKIYASALLTRTMKRFGIVARIFDPDNPSEIENLIDEKTKAIFFESLSNPQIVIPKIDEIVKIAKKHRIVTIVDNTVATPVLFKPFKHGIDVSVHSATKYIGGQGSALGGLISASYELNDLLRDNARYAFYNEPDESYHGLIYAKLPDDFDIYTLRARLSLLRDLGATLAPMNAFLLIQGLETLNLRMKKHCENTLKVAEFLASHPKVKSVNYPLLNGDKYNERAKTYLENGASGLLSFDVGDREFATKIINSTKIFSIVVNIGDSKSLITHPASTTHFQSSEDELNAIGIGSGVIRLSVGLEDANDLINDLDQALSAV, encoded by the coding sequence ATGAACCTAGAAACCATAGCAACGCACGCTGGATATGATACCAAAACCGCAACAGGGGCAATGTGTGCGCCACTTTATATGAGCACAGCTTTTGACTTTGGCAACACCCAAACTGCGGCAAATCGCTTTGCTTTAAAAGAACTTGGTCCGATATACTCGCGCCTAACAAATCCAACTCTTGATGTACTTGAAGCTAGGTTTGCCGCTTTTGAGGGCGGACGCGCAGCTATAAGCACAAGCAGTGGTATGGCAGCGATATTTTACTCCATCATAAATTTAGCTGAATGTGGCGACAACATAATCGTCTCAAACAAGATTTACGCCTCAGCCTTGCTTACTCGCACGATGAAGCGTTTTGGTATTGTAGCTAGGATTTTTGACCCAGATAATCCAAGTGAGATAGAAAATTTAATAGATGAAAAGACGAAAGCCATATTTTTTGAAAGCCTTTCAAACCCGCAAATCGTCATACCAAAAATAGATGAGATCGTAAAGATCGCCAAAAAACACCGCATAGTAACGATAGTAGATAACACTGTAGCAACCCCGGTGTTATTTAAGCCATTTAAGCACGGTATCGATGTTTCAGTGCATAGCGCCACTAAATATATTGGCGGTCAGGGCTCGGCACTTGGCGGTCTTATAAGTGCGTCTTATGAGTTAAATGACCTGCTTAGAGATAATGCTCGCTATGCGTTTTACAACGAGCCAGATGAGAGTTACCACGGTCTTATTTATGCAAAACTACCAGATGATTTTGATATATACACGCTAAGAGCAAGACTTTCCTTGTTAAGAGATTTGGGCGCTACGCTGGCTCCAATGAATGCCTTTTTGCTTATACAAGGTCTTGAAACGCTAAATTTAAGGATGAAAAAACACTGTGAAAATACACTAAAAGTAGCTGAATTTTTAGCTTCACATCCAAAGGTAAAAAGTGTTAATTATCCACTTTTAAATGGCGACAAATACAACGAAAGAGCAAAAACTTACCTAGAAAATGGCGCTAGCGGACTTCTTAGTTTTGATGTTGGGGATAGAGAATTTGCTACAAAGATTATAAACTCAACTAAAATTTTTAGTATCGTTGTAAATATCGGAGATAGTAAGTCGCTCATCACTCATCCAGCAAGCACTACACACTTTCAATCAAGTGAAGATGAGCTAAATGCCATTGGTATAGGTTCTGGTGTTATTAGGCTAAGCGTAGGGCTAGAAGACGCTAATGATCTTATAAACGATCTAGACCAAGCGCTTAGCGCCGTCTAA
- a CDS encoding HAD family hydrolase, translating into MRVAIFDMDGTLIDSSVAIEKTVNDIRAELSLEPLSTQFIITAINEPGRNLAYDLYGINNPDARLRDSFEEKFKQNYAKFACTYDKVDWLLDECRAMRYAVALASNAPLYTLEAILKKCKIFEKFDYIIGANDEIPQKPDPKMLDLVCDKFDTKKAVFIGDSLKDELAASNAKMPYIQVSWGFGEVSKSAKFNAKSVQEALIMIKDLLDD; encoded by the coding sequence GTGAGAGTTGCGATATTTGATATGGATGGGACGCTTATTGACAGCTCAGTTGCGATAGAAAAAACAGTCAATGATATAAGAGCCGAGCTATCTTTAGAACCACTATCAACGCAATTTATCATCACGGCAATAAATGAGCCGGGCAGGAATTTAGCTTACGATCTTTACGGTATAAATAATCCAGACGCAAGGCTAAGAGATAGCTTTGAAGAGAAATTTAAACAAAACTACGCAAAATTTGCTTGCACTTACGATAAAGTGGATTGGCTTTTAGATGAGTGTAGAGCTATGAGATATGCTGTTGCGCTTGCTTCAAATGCACCGCTTTATACGCTTGAGGCTATACTTAAAAAATGTAAAATTTTTGAAAAATTTGACTATATTATCGGTGCAAATGATGAGATCCCACAAAAGCCAGACCCAAAAATGTTAGATCTAGTTTGTGATAAATTTGATACTAAAAAGGCTGTTTTTATAGGCGATAGTTTAAAAGATGAACTTGCTGCAAGTAATGCAAAAATGCCATACATTCAGGTTAGCTGGGGTTTTGGCGAAGTAAGCAAGAGTGCTAAATTTAATGCTAAAAGCGTACAAGAGGCGCTTATAATGATAAAGGACTTGCTTGATGATTGA
- a CDS encoding DUF2018 family protein, with protein sequence MIDIFESSPKQKFYDILFNANQNLVSTELDEIFKFHATMRLFLEENGFKEAEILDFLDKNEAAIDSEINDFYIQVSGEILSKNE encoded by the coding sequence ATGATTGATATTTTTGAAAGTTCACCAAAGCAAAAATTTTATGATATTTTATTTAATGCAAATCAAAATTTAGTATCTACTGAGCTTGATGAGATTTTTAAATTTCATGCTACTATGAGACTTTTTTTAGAGGAAAATGGATTTAAAGAGGCGGAAATTTTAGATTTTTTAGATAAGAATGAAGCTGCGATAGATAGCGAGATAAACGACTTTTACATTCAGGTAAGCGGAGAAATTTTAAGCAAAAATGAGTAA
- a CDS encoding polyprenyl synthetase family protein, translating into MQQIDEIMLKFINEFGYQSATQMFLRISSGKKLRSKLLLKIASPNQKAFTLCAIIELIHLASLLHDDVIDDANTRRGEPSINALFGTKNAIMLGDILYSKGFFELSKFEPKIAQVVSDAVSKLSIGELMDVELSVFFNTDKEKYMQMIYNKTAVLIEASAICGALLAGKDEQKFSIYGKNLGLAFQIIDDVLDITQDSKTLGKPALNDFVEGKMTLPYIYLYENLNDSDKDKLRSLYKKELDSTQISWLRQKFDSTGSIQKAVNLARELGVEALDCIKEYQDAELENIIISMIDREF; encoded by the coding sequence ATGCAACAAATTGATGAGATAATGTTAAAATTTATAAACGAGTTTGGTTATCAAAGTGCAACGCAAATGTTTTTGCGTATCAGCTCTGGTAAAAAACTGCGCTCAAAACTTCTTTTAAAGATAGCTAGCCCAAATCAAAAGGCATTTACGCTTTGTGCTATTATAGAGCTTATACACCTTGCTAGTTTGCTTCATGATGATGTGATAGATGATGCCAATACAAGGCGTGGCGAGCCTAGCATAAACGCTCTTTTTGGCACTAAAAATGCCATAATGCTGGGTGATATTTTATACTCAAAAGGCTTTTTTGAGCTTTCAAAATTCGAGCCAAAGATCGCTCAAGTCGTTTCAGACGCAGTTAGTAAGCTAAGTATCGGTGAGCTTATGGATGTTGAGCTTTCTGTTTTTTTTAACACCGATAAAGAAAAGTATATGCAAATGATATATAATAAAACGGCAGTCTTGATCGAAGCTAGTGCTATTTGTGGGGCTTTGCTTGCTGGCAAGGATGAGCAAAAATTTAGCATTTATGGTAAAAATCTAGGTCTTGCTTTTCAGATTATTGATGATGTGCTTGACATTACGCAAGACAGTAAAACTCTTGGTAAGCCAGCGCTTAATGACTTTGTTGAAGGCAAGATGACACTGCCATATATCTATCTTTACGAAAACTTGAATGACAGCGATAAAGATAAGCTAAGGTCGCTTTATAAAAAAGAGCTAGACAGCACTCAAATATCATGGCTAAGGCAAAAATTTGACTCTACAGGCTCTATCCAAAAGGCGGTAAATCTAGCACGAGAGCTTGGAGTAGAGGCATTAGACTGCATAAAAGAGTATCAAGATGCCGAGCTTGAAAACATCATCATAAGTATGATTGATAGGGAGTTTTGA
- the hemA gene encoding glutamyl-tRNA reductase, whose amino-acid sequence MSYLNISFTHKNTDISVREKLALDNSEKKEQILRLIKSSKNIDEVVVLSTCNRVEILASVDEIKPASTHIIRCMAVFSGVFEDELFERADIYENSGAIHHLFAVASSLDSLVVGETQIVGQLKDAFKFAKNANTSGEKLEKALEYAIKCAAKVRNETQISKNPISVSSVAVAKAKEIFGTLDGKTAIVVGAGEMGELAARHLIASGANVVIVNRSTERVEALVDELGDKASWDSILKLKEYVNSHELIFSSTSAPHPIIVDMMLEKTPFKRYFFDIAVPRDIDIVQNEDIKVYAVDDLEEIVRANLALREEQAQIAYGIVAKDTSEFLKFIKDSVSAPLVKELRLSANTCIQKELEKAIQKGYLRHCDRDEVLKFAIQLTNAFLHTPTINLKSLSSKDDANEIARAMRYIFNFQTNKKDELDEVF is encoded by the coding sequence ATGAGTTATTTAAACATTAGCTTTACTCATAAAAACACTGATATTTCGGTACGAGAAAAGTTAGCACTTGATAATAGCGAGAAAAAAGAGCAAATTTTAAGACTTATTAAATCAAGTAAAAATATAGACGAAGTCGTTGTTCTTAGCACCTGTAATAGAGTTGAAATTTTAGCCAGCGTAGATGAGATAAAGCCTGCTAGTACGCATATCATAAGATGTATGGCAGTTTTTTCTGGAGTATTTGAAGATGAGTTGTTTGAAAGGGCTGACATCTATGAAAATAGTGGAGCTATCCATCATCTTTTTGCTGTGGCAAGCTCGCTAGATAGCTTGGTTGTTGGTGAAACGCAGATAGTTGGGCAGCTAAAAGACGCTTTTAAATTTGCAAAAAATGCAAATACAAGTGGCGAAAAGCTTGAAAAGGCATTAGAGTATGCTATAAAATGCGCGGCAAAAGTACGAAATGAAACACAAATTTCTAAAAATCCTATCTCGGTTTCATCGGTCGCAGTAGCTAAGGCAAAGGAAATTTTTGGCACGTTAGATGGGAAAACAGCCATTGTGGTGGGGGCTGGAGAGATGGGAGAATTGGCTGCTAGACATCTTATCGCAAGTGGTGCAAATGTTGTTATTGTAAATCGCTCGACCGAGCGCGTTGAGGCTTTAGTTGATGAACTTGGCGATAAGGCTAGCTGGGATAGTATATTAAAGCTAAAAGAGTATGTAAATTCACATGAGCTTATCTTCTCAAGCACCTCTGCCCCGCATCCTATCATCGTTGATATGATGCTTGAAAAAACGCCATTTAAACGCTACTTTTTTGACATTGCTGTGCCTAGAGATATAGATATAGTTCAAAATGAAGATATAAAAGTTTATGCTGTTGATGACCTTGAAGAGATCGTGCGTGCAAATCTTGCTCTTAGAGAAGAACAAGCGCAAATAGCCTACGGTATCGTGGCAAAAGACACAAGTGAGTTTTTAAAATTTATAAAAGATAGCGTAAGCGCCCCGCTTGTAAAAGAGCTTAGGCTAAGCGCAAATACTTGTATCCAAAAAGAGCTTGAAAAAGCGATACAAAAGGGCTATTTAAGGCATTGCGATAGGGATGAAGTGTTAAAATTTGCAATACAGCTTACAAATGCGTTTTTACACACACCTACCATAAATTTAAAATCACTTTCATCAAAAGATGATGCAAACGAGATTGCAAGAGCCATGAGATATATTTTTAATTTTCAAACAAACAAAAAGGACGAATTAGATGAAGTTTTCTAA
- a CDS encoding proline--tRNA ligase, with protein sequence MKFSKFYAPTTKEAPKDATLPSHVFLVRGGFIEQNGAGLYNYLPLAQRVLNKIEAVIREEMQSAGALEMKFSAVTNADLWKQSGRYAVYGKELLRFRDRKDNDFVISPTNEESAVATMRGKLTSYKDMPKNIYQINTKFRDEARPRFGILRGREFIMKDAYSFHANDEDLKREFDLMEATYTKIFTRLGLNFRAVAADSGAIGGSGSKEFMVLAQNGEDDIFCCEDCSYAANVEAAKRALKTTNAQAPEASADKFYTPNTKTIKDIAEFFKVDEFYTIKAVIKKAIYEDTQKIVVFFVRGNDELQEVKAQNACGALELVDASDEEISAAGIVAGFCGPVGLKGVEFFIDAELKGQSQMICGANEKDYHFVGVSVSSFNDDRFKDIASVSVGDRCPECGGRLELSKGIEVGHIFQLGDKYSKAMNATFLDENGKAKPYIMGCYGIGVSRLMAVMIEQSHDERGCVWSKECAPFEAVIILSNFKDERASEFSSKLYEDAKNIGIDVLYDDRNERFGVKMNDFELIGCPYSIVVGKGLENGKVELICRDKLIKTEIEASGALEALKAKLC encoded by the coding sequence ATGAAGTTTTCTAAATTCTACGCACCAACCACAAAAGAAGCTCCTAAAGATGCAACTTTACCGAGTCATGTTTTTTTAGTTCGTGGAGGATTTATCGAACAAAATGGTGCTGGACTTTATAACTATTTGCCGCTAGCGCAAAGGGTTTTAAATAAAATAGAAGCAGTTATCCGCGAAGAGATGCAATCAGCTGGAGCGCTTGAGATGAAATTTAGTGCTGTTACAAATGCTGATTTGTGGAAACAAAGTGGCAGATATGCGGTTTATGGTAAAGAGCTTTTGCGCTTTCGCGACCGCAAGGATAATGACTTTGTCATAAGTCCTACAAACGAAGAGTCTGCTGTGGCTACAATGCGTGGAAAGCTTACTAGCTATAAGGATATGCCTAAAAATATCTATCAGATAAATACAAAATTTCGCGATGAAGCAAGGCCTAGATTTGGCATTTTGCGTGGGCGTGAGTTCATTATGAAGGACGCATATAGCTTTCATGCAAATGACGAGGACTTAAAACGCGAGTTTGATCTTATGGAGGCAACTTATACAAAAATTTTTACCCGACTTGGTTTAAATTTTCGTGCAGTTGCGGCAGATAGTGGAGCGATAGGCGGGAGCGGAAGCAAGGAGTTTATGGTACTTGCGCAAAATGGAGAGGATGATATATTTTGCTGTGAGGATTGCTCATACGCTGCAAATGTTGAAGCTGCAAAGCGTGCCTTAAAAACAACAAACGCCCAAGCACCAGAAGCTAGTGCGGATAAATTTTACACGCCAAACACAAAGACTATAAAAGATATAGCTGAATTTTTTAAGGTCGATGAGTTTTATACGATAAAAGCAGTTATTAAAAAGGCTATATATGAAGATACGCAAAAGATCGTTGTCTTTTTTGTGCGTGGAAATGACGAGCTTCAAGAGGTAAAAGCTCAAAACGCATGTGGTGCGTTAGAGCTTGTTGATGCTAGCGATGAAGAGATAAGTGCGGCTGGTATTGTAGCTGGATTTTGTGGTCCTGTTGGATTAAAAGGAGTTGAGTTTTTTATAGATGCCGAGCTAAAAGGGCAATCACAGATGATTTGCGGAGCAAATGAAAAAGATTACCATTTTGTTGGAGTTAGTGTAAGTAGCTTTAACGATGATCGTTTTAAAGATATAGCAAGCGTTAGCGTTGGCGATAGATGTCCTGAGTGTGGCGGTAGATTGGAGCTTAGCAAGGGTATTGAGGTTGGACATATATTTCAGCTAGGGGATAAATACTCAAAAGCCATGAATGCCACTTTCCTTGATGAAAACGGCAAGGCAAAGCCTTATATCATGGGTTGTTATGGTATCGGAGTAAGCCGTTTGATGGCTGTCATGATAGAGCAAAGCCACGATGAGAGAGGTTGTGTTTGGAGTAAAGAGTGTGCGCCATTTGAAGCTGTTATAATACTTTCAAATTTCAAAGATGAGCGAGCTAGCGAGTTTTCTAGCAAGTTATATGAAGATGCAAAAAATATTGGTATAGATGTGCTTTATGATGATAGAAACGAGCGTTTTGGTGTAAAGATGAATGACTTTGAACTTATCGGTTGCCCTTATTCTATCGTTGTTGGTAAAGGGCTTGAAAATGGTAAAGTTGAGCTTATTTGCAGGGATAAACTTATAAAAACTGAGATAGAAGCCAGCGGGGCTTTAGAAGCCTTAAAAGCAAAATTATGCTAA
- a CDS encoding FxsA family protein, producing the protein MLRALPLSYLLIEFMFAYFFVSAYGFGAFLLEIFVSGVVGIVCIFQVGFLNFRSSFSRLKPSDIFSSFGLGMAGFLLILPGVLCDIVGAILAVISLFARLKGTKEDNFYYENFNSNRSEASKNEGEIIDVEVVSEPSSLR; encoded by the coding sequence ATGCTAAGAGCCTTGCCGCTATCTTACTTGCTTATCGAGTTTATGTTTGCTTACTTTTTTGTGAGCGCTTATGGCTTTGGTGCGTTTTTGCTTGAAATTTTTGTAAGTGGAGTGGTTGGGATAGTTTGTATATTTCAAGTTGGATTTTTAAATTTTCGATCAAGTTTTAGTAGGCTTAAGCCAAGTGATATTTTTAGCTCTTTTGGGTTAGGTATGGCTGGTTTTTTACTGATTTTGCCAGGGGTATTGTGTGATATTGTAGGGGCTATTTTGGCTGTAATATCGCTTTTTGCACGACTTAAAGGGACAAAAGAGGATAATTTTTATTATGAAAATTTTAACTCAAACCGCTCTGAAGCCAGTAAAAACGAAGGAGAGATTATAGATGTTGAAGTGGTTAGTGAGCCTAGCTCTTTGCGCTAG